In Pedobacter sp. SL55, the following proteins share a genomic window:
- a CDS encoding ABC transporter ATP-binding protein, whose protein sequence is MFYSFFLFGPLQELGNVILTWREAEVSLGRFKSILSTPIDKKPAHPKPLAKVEQLTFSDISFKHLTGKSNALNHINFSVSKGETIAFVGPSGSGKTTLVKLLVGLYQPVEGNVLYNNISSKDINLDQLREKIGFVTQDTQLFSGTIRENLQFVKPNASDEECLKVLRQAACHTLLARADKGLDSVIGEGGVKVSGGEKQRLSIARALLRNPDILVFDEATSSLDSITEEEITATIKDVSKLSEQITILIAHRLSTIRHADKIYVLEKGKIIEEGKHEDLVEEKGLYYAMWRQQVGER, encoded by the coding sequence TTGTTTTATTCGTTTTTCTTATTTGGCCCACTGCAAGAACTGGGTAATGTAATTTTAACTTGGAGAGAAGCCGAGGTTTCGTTAGGCAGGTTTAAATCTATTTTAAGTACACCTATCGACAAAAAGCCAGCTCATCCTAAACCGTTAGCTAAAGTAGAACAGCTTACATTTAGCGATATTAGTTTTAAACACCTTACCGGCAAAAGCAATGCTTTAAATCATATCAACTTTAGTGTAAGTAAAGGCGAAACTATTGCTTTTGTAGGGCCGTCTGGTTCTGGTAAAACCACTTTGGTTAAGTTGTTGGTGGGACTTTACCAACCTGTAGAAGGTAATGTGCTTTATAACAACATTTCGAGCAAGGATATTAATTTAGATCAGCTTCGTGAAAAAATTGGATTTGTAACGCAAGATACGCAACTGTTTTCGGGAACCATTAGAGAAAATCTGCAGTTTGTTAAACCAAATGCTAGCGACGAAGAATGTTTGAAAGTGCTTCGTCAGGCGGCGTGCCATACCTTGTTGGCAAGAGCAGATAAAGGATTGGATAGTGTAATAGGAGAAGGTGGTGTTAAAGTTTCTGGCGGCGAAAAACAGCGTTTATCTATTGCTAGGGCATTGTTGCGTAATCCAGATATTTTGGTGTTTGATGAAGCTACCTCATCGCTAGATTCGATTACCGAGGAGGAAATTACGGCTACAATTAAAGACGTATCAAAATTGAGTGAACAAATTACCATTTTAATTGCCCATCGTTTGTCAACCATACGCCACGCAGATAAAATCTATGTGTTAGAGAAAGGCAAGATTATAGAAGAAGGCAAACACGAAGATTTGGTAGAAGAAAAAGGCCTGTACTACGCCATGTGGAGGCAACAAGTAGGAGAGAGGTAG
- the trpC gene encoding indole-3-glycerol phosphate synthase TrpC — protein MTIEKNMSQNILDKIVLRKKEEVALAKQQVSVKQLENNPTFGRTPYRFKDFLLAENRTGIIAEFKKQSPSKGVINGNADVKAITQAYNAAGASALSVLTDTDFFGGKKEDLLQARSVNDIPILRKDFMIDEYQILEAKAWGADIILLIAAILTPQQIADYGKLAQSLGLNVLLEVHDLAELERSICPHLDAIGVNNRNLGDFTVNIQTSFDLVDKIPNEFLKISESAISNPQTIKDLKQVGFQGFLIGENFMKTDNPGLAMKEFVAQL, from the coding sequence ATGACGATCGAAAAAAACATGAGCCAAAATATTTTAGACAAAATCGTTCTACGTAAGAAAGAAGAAGTTGCGCTAGCAAAACAGCAAGTAAGTGTAAAGCAACTAGAAAACAATCCAACTTTTGGCAGAACACCCTATCGTTTTAAGGATTTTCTTTTAGCTGAGAATAGAACTGGAATTATTGCAGAGTTTAAAAAGCAATCGCCCTCTAAAGGTGTAATAAATGGCAATGCCGATGTAAAAGCAATTACGCAAGCCTACAATGCAGCTGGAGCTTCGGCGCTTTCGGTACTTACCGATACCGATTTCTTTGGCGGTAAAAAAGAAGATTTGCTACAAGCCCGCAGCGTAAATGACATTCCAATTTTGAGGAAAGACTTTATGATTGACGAATATCAAATCTTGGAAGCAAAAGCTTGGGGAGCGGATATTATTTTACTAATCGCCGCTATTTTAACACCGCAACAAATTGCTGACTATGGAAAACTAGCGCAAAGCTTAGGTTTAAATGTGCTATTGGAAGTACATGATTTAGCAGAGTTGGAGAGAAGCATTTGCCCGCACTTAGATGCTATTGGCGTAAACAACCGCAACTTGGGAGATTTTACGGTAAACATCCAAACTTCTTTTGATTTAGTAGACAAAATCCCGAATGAATTTTTAAAGATTTCGGAAAGTGCCATTAGCAACCCACAAACAATTAAAGACCTTAAGCAAGTAGGTTTCCAAGGTTTTTTAATTGGCGAAAACTTTATGAAAACTGACAACCCAGGCTTGGCCATGAAGGAGTTTGTGGCACAGCTGTAA
- a CDS encoding anthranilate synthase component II, with protein MSDNKNVVLVIDNYDSFTYNLVHLINELSYETEVWRNDKFELADVAKYDKILLSPGPGIPEEAGLLLDVIKTYAPTKSIMGVCLGQQAIAEAFGGSLLNLGRPMHGIATPVTKTVDDELLFRNVAAPFEVGRYHSWVVDPANLPESLTVTSVDADGQIMSVRHKELDVCGVQFHPESVLTPEGKQMMKNWLEGS; from the coding sequence ATGAGCGATAATAAAAATGTAGTGTTAGTCATAGACAACTACGATAGTTTTACCTATAATTTGGTGCATTTAATTAACGAATTAAGCTACGAAACGGAAGTTTGGAGAAACGATAAATTTGAACTGGCAGATGTGGCCAAATACGATAAGATTTTGCTTTCTCCGGGGCCGGGCATACCTGAAGAAGCTGGGCTATTATTGGATGTAATTAAGACCTACGCACCAACCAAAAGTATCATGGGTGTTTGTTTGGGGCAACAAGCCATTGCCGAAGCTTTTGGCGGTAGTTTGCTGAATTTAGGTCGACCAATGCATGGTATTGCCACGCCGGTAACTAAAACTGTAGATGATGAATTACTTTTCAGAAATGTAGCAGCACCATTTGAAGTTGGCAGGTACCACAGTTGGGTGGTAGATCCGGCGAATTTGCCAGAAAGCTTAACGGTTACTTCGGTAGATGCAGACGGACAAATCATGTCGGTAAGGCACAAAGAATTAGATGTTTGTGGTGTACAGTTCCACCCAGAAAGTGTATTAACACCCGAGGGAAAACAGATGATGAAAAACTGGCTTGAAGGAAGTTAG
- a CDS encoding anthranilate synthase component I family protein — translation MTIYNINTYSKKRLADTTTPVSIYLRLRDVFTNTILLESSDYHSRENATSYVCAEPVAGIILKNGELTINYPDGKTETKTEFNLAEEITGFKEKLKQVSPPDSKHISSGLFGYFTWNTVQYFEDIKFSAATPEEDQIPEMQYHIYRYIIAIDHFKNEITLFKNTFNEDESDDLSKMEYIIQNKNFPEYGFSTNGEESSNLTDQGFIDVVEKLKKHIYRGDVFQIVPSRAFKQGFLGDEFNVYRCLRSINPSPYLFYFDYGSFKLFGSSPEAQITIKNETANIFPIAGTFKRSGNDEEDAKIAKALENDPKESAEHVMLVDLARNDLSRHCRQVEVKSFKEVQYYSHLIHLVSKVSGQLQDQGSSFKVVADTYPAGTLSGAPKYRAMQLIDENENLGRNFYAGAIGYMGFNDDFNHAIMIRTFMSKNNHLHYRAGAGIVADSVAETELNEVNNKIEALRKAIEMATEI, via the coding sequence ATGACTATATACAATATCAATACCTACAGCAAAAAAAGACTGGCAGACACTACTACACCTGTTAGCATTTACCTGCGTTTACGCGATGTTTTTACCAACACTATATTATTAGAAAGTTCCGATTACCACAGCAGAGAAAATGCAACCAGTTATGTTTGTGCCGAGCCAGTTGCCGGAATTATTTTAAAAAATGGCGAACTAACCATTAATTATCCAGATGGGAAAACAGAAACAAAAACGGAATTTAACCTAGCTGAAGAAATTACTGGATTTAAGGAAAAGCTCAAACAAGTTTCTCCTCCAGATTCAAAGCATATTTCTAGCGGATTGTTTGGATACTTCACTTGGAACACGGTTCAGTATTTTGAAGACATTAAATTTTCGGCGGCTACGCCAGAAGAAGATCAAATTCCAGAAATGCAATACCATATTTACAGGTACATCATCGCTATCGATCACTTCAAAAATGAAATCACTTTGTTTAAAAATACTTTTAACGAAGATGAAAGCGATGATTTGAGCAAAATGGAATATATCATCCAGAACAAAAACTTCCCAGAATATGGTTTTAGTACCAATGGCGAAGAAAGCTCAAATTTGACGGATCAAGGTTTTATAGATGTGGTAGAAAAGCTGAAAAAGCACATTTACCGTGGCGATGTTTTCCAGATTGTGCCATCAAGAGCCTTTAAGCAAGGCTTTTTGGGCGATGAGTTTAACGTTTACCGTTGCTTGCGTTCCATCAATCCTTCGCCTTACTTGTTCTATTTTGATTACGGTAGTTTCAAACTTTTTGGTTCATCGCCCGAAGCACAAATTACCATTAAAAACGAAACTGCAAACATCTTTCCTATAGCTGGTACTTTTAAGCGCAGCGGAAACGATGAAGAAGATGCTAAAATTGCCAAAGCATTGGAAAATGACCCTAAAGAAAGTGCCGAACACGTAATGTTGGTGGATTTAGCCAGAAATGATTTAAGCCGCCATTGTAGGCAAGTAGAGGTGAAATCATTTAAAGAAGTGCAATATTATTCGCATTTAATACACTTGGTTTCTAAAGTGAGCGGACAACTGCAAGACCAAGGTAGCTCATTCAAAGTGGTTGCAGATACTTATCCCGCAGGAACTTTAAGCGGTGCACCGAAGTATAGAGCAATGCAACTGATTGACGAAAACGAGAACCTAGGCCGCAATTTTTACGCCGGCGCCATTGGCTATATGGGCTTTAATGATGATTTTAACCACGCCATCATGATTAGGACTTTTATGAGCAAAAACAACCATTTGCACTACAGAGCTGGCGCTGGTATAGTTGCAGATTCGGTTGCCGAAACAGAATTGAACGAAGTAAATAACAAAATTGAGGCTTTGCGCAAAGCGATAGAAATGGCGACTGAAATTTAG
- a CDS encoding cytochrome B, translated as MNLYDILKSAHSGWRYLVLILLIIALIQALSGWFGKKAYTEGNRKLNVFTLISAHIQFLLGIGLYVLSPLTKGPTSEALYRYWKMEHIAIMIAAVVLITIGNARSKKVADAAAKHKAIAIFFGIALILIIGSIAMMVKNDPSRTFFGVS; from the coding sequence ATGAATTTATACGATATCTTAAAAAGTGCGCACTCAGGATGGCGCTATTTGGTGTTAATTTTATTAATAATTGCCTTAATCCAAGCTTTAAGTGGTTGGTTTGGTAAAAAAGCTTATACCGAAGGCAACAGAAAGCTAAACGTATTTACTTTAATTAGTGCGCATATCCAATTCTTGCTAGGTATAGGATTGTATGTTTTAAGTCCGCTAACCAAAGGGCCAACTAGCGAAGCTTTATATCGTTACTGGAAAATGGAGCATATCGCAATTATGATCGCTGCGGTTGTTTTGATCACTATTGGTAATGCTAGGTCTAAAAAAGTGGCTGATGCCGCTGCAAAACATAAAGCTATTGCTATTTTCTTCGGTATTGCTTTAATTTTAATTATTGGCTCTATTGCCATGATGGTAAAGAACGACCCATCTAGAACCTTTTTTGGGGTTTCTTAA